The genomic window GAGGATCGAAAGATGAAACTATTCTCCAATATAAAACCACACATCGCGCGCGTTAAAAGCGCCGTGCGCGCAAACGCGGGCGGACGCCGCCTGTTGTCAGCCGCGTCGTCGCTTTCGTCGCCCTTTTGCGGAAAGAACGCAAACGAAGAGGTCGGCTCCTCTGGAATGTTCCTGCCGATGCTTACCGTCTGCGGCCTCATCGCGGGGTTATGCCTCTGCCTTGCGGTGAGCGGCGCGCTGATGCGTCTTTCGCTTTCCGCTGATATGGAAACGGCGCGCAGCGCCGGAACGCGCGCTCCGTCGTTTGCGAACGCAAAGAGCGCGGGCGGACTAAGCGACTTCACATCGGTCAATCCCTTCGGCGCGGACAAGCCGAAGCAGGAGGAGGCCCCGACCGCGGCCGCCGCAATAGATTCTTTGACGCTGCAGGGCACGCTGCCAAACGTTGGCGCTTGGATAACCGGCGCGGACGGCGCCACCTCGCTCGTGCTCAAAGGGCAGGAGATAGGCGGCTACAAGCTGGCCGAGATAAAATACGGCGAAGCGGTGCTGGCGCTTGGAGAAAAACGCCAGTCGATTTATTTATTCCTCTCAGGCGGCTCGCCGGCTCCGTTCTCCGCGCCCGCCCCAAGCGCTCCGTCGGGGGGAGCAAAGCCGAAGCTTGATTTATCAGGCGTAGTCGCCGCCGCCGACGGCAAAGAGGGAGCTGTGCCGCGCGAGCTGGTAGATGCGCTTTTGATGAACCCGTATGACGAGCTTGGCAAAATGCGAATGACTCCGGCGGAGGACGGCTCCGGCATGAAACTTGAACGCATAGCGCCTGACAGCGTCTTTGCGCGAGTCGGCGTAGCTCAGGGCGACGTCATACAGGCAATAAACGGCGTCAATATATCTAATATGGCGGACGCAGCGAACGCGGTCAACTCCCTGATGGCCGGCACGCGCTTTGACGTCAAGGTGAAGCGCGGGGACAAGCCGCTTGAATTAAAATATCAGGTGAAATAAGCGCCGTTGAAAAGAAGTCCGGCGTTTACGTTGATAGAGGTAATGGTTGCGGTGGCGGTGCTCGCCCTCTCAACCACGGCGGCGATAAAGCTGGTCGTCATGGCGCAGAACACGCTCTCTGCAGTGAAGGAAAAAGAGGCGTTGCTTGATACGGCCTCGGAGATCGAGGCGCTGGTGACGGTCAAAGAGCTCTCCGATTCCGGTACAAGCAAAGACCTTGTGTGGGAGACGTCGGACAAAGAGACGGAGATGTTCGGCGAAGATTTCGGACGGCTCAACTTCGGCGCAGCAAGCGGCGAAGCGCAGGAAAAGCCTAAAAATCTGAAATGGCGCGAGTTGACCGTGAAGAACAACAAAGAGAGCAAGATAACTCTGTATATGCCCTCAAAGGAGCAGGAGGAGGCAAAAGAGGTGGGCGAGGCGGCAGCAAGCGAAGCCGCCGTATCGGGAGACAAACGCCAAAACGAAGGCGCAAAGGACGACGGCGCCGCAAAGAACGGCAGAACTAATCAAAAACAAAGTCAAAACTGACTTATCTTATAAAAATAATCAGCAAAACAGGAGTGGTAGCGATGCGTGTGAAAAGAGGCTTTTTTTATATATTATTGACAGCCGCCGTCATCTCCGTTTCCGTCTGTACAGTTTGCGCGGCGGAGCCGGATATGGAAGAGCAGAACCTCATCAAGGCGGCGAAGGAGATGCGCGCCGACGGGCGTGTGCAGCTCAACTTCAAGGACCTTGAGCTTGCGAAGTTCATCAGGTTCATGTCCGAGCTGCTTGGCGAAAACATCCTCGTCAACCCAGGCGTGTCAGGGAAGGTCTCAGTCGTATCGCCCAAGGCGGTGACGCTCAAAGAGGCGCGGCAGGTGATGCTCTCCGTGCTTGAAATGAACAACCTCACCATTCAGGACATGGACGGGTACGCAAAGGTCATACCGCTTGGCGCTGGCGCCGCGACAGACATGGTCGTCAAGGGCGACCAAAGCGTAGCGCCGGGCGAGAGCCTCATGGTGCAGCTCGTGCCTCTGAGCTACGTCAAGGCGGGCTACGTCGTCTCTCCTCTTAAGACCGCCATTCCTCAGATACAGGTCTCGCCGATCGGCAACGGAAGCTCCGTGCTGCTAGTTGGAAAGGCCTCCCTTCTCAACCGCGCCGCAAGCGTCATCCGCGCGCTCGACGCCCCGGACAGCATCCGCGCGATAAAGGTCTACACGCTGAAATACGCGAAGGCCTCGATACTCGAGGCGCAGTTCAACGCGATGGCGAAGGACGCCTCCTCGAAGCTGGCCGGCATGATAGCCGTCTCGGACGACCGCACAAGCATGATAATCCTTATCGGAAGCAGCCAAAACCTGCGCGAATCGCAGCGTCTCATGCAACAGATGGACGTTCCATCGCGCACGGAAAACTTCCACGTATATAAACTGAAGAATGCCGACGCGAAGACCGTGGCGGAGCAGCTCTCGCAGATACTCGCCGTCGCAGCTAAACTCTCGCCCGACCCGAAGGGCGCCATGCCCTCCACCGTCGTGCCCGACCTTCCGACAAACAGCCTCGTCTTCACAGCCTCCCAGGAACAATACAACTCATTGAAAGATGTGCTGCGCCAGCTCGACACGCAGCCGAAACAGGTGCTGCTGCGCGGCCTCATAGCTGAAGTCAACCTCAACAAATTAAACAGCGCCGGCATCGACTGGGCGGCCTGGGGCGGAGACCTCTTCGGCAGCACGGTGCTCGCTGGCAACGTCCAGCTTGGGACCACCGGAGTGCCGGCGGACATTCAGACGCTGTACCAGAGCTTGATAACGCAGGAAAAGATAAATTACGACGCAAACGGCAATGCTGTAACTACAACGGAAACCATAGGCGCGGGCCTTGCCTACGCTTATGTCAAGCTGCTCAACAAATTTGACGCGATAAACGTGCTCTCAATGCCTCGCCTCATGTGCACGGACAACCTCAAAAGCTCTTTGCAGGTCGGCCAGGTCATCCCACAGCTAAAAGGCAGCCTCACAAACCAGACGAACACAAACTCTGTCACGAACAGCTACGAATACAAGGACGTAGGGCTGATACTCACGGTGACGCCGCACATCAGAAGCGGAAACTTAGTCGCGCTTGAAATAGAGCAGCGCATCGAAGACCTGCTTACCACGACGAACTCCGTGACGCCAATAACCTCAAAGCGCGAGGTCAAGACGACGGTGCTTGTGGCGAACGGCGAGACGGTCGTCATAGGAGGCCTCATCAAAGAGGCCGAGAAATCGCTCCGCAACCGTGTGCCGCTGCTCTCCTACATTCCGGTGGTCGGCAATCTCTTTAAGTCGAACGAAAAACAGCGCGAAAAAATAGACCTCATGATATTCCTCACGCCGTACATACTGGAGACGCCGCAGCACGCTTCGAAGATAACAAGCGAAATCATCGCAGACGGCCAGGCTCTGAGCGAAGCTGAGCGCACTCTGCTCAAACGCAACGACGAGGACTATAAAAAATCAATCAAAAAAGAAGGCATCACCAAACAAATGTTTGACCCGCATAACCAGGTGCCGGTGGATGAGCCCGCATCCGGCGACGTCAAGCAGCAGGATGGCGCCGCCAAACAGAACGGAACGCGGCAGCCGGACGGCGGCGCAAAGTAAAAATGCGCCAGCTCTCGTTAAAAGAGATGGATATAACGCCGGAGAACGTCCTTGAACTCATACCGCGCGGGGTGAGCCTCGACACCCTGCGCGATAAGGGCTTTGTTCCTATAGAGCGGGACGAAAAAAGCGTCACCTTCGCGGTGGCGGATCTCTCTTGCCTCGTCGAAGCACAGGTGCTTGCCGCTTCGATGGGCGCAAGCGCGCGTACGGTCCTAGTGCCGCCCGCTGAGATACAAAGCCTCGTTCGCAGCCTCTACGATATAAAAAGCGGCGTGGGGCAGGATACGCTCAACGCCATCGAAGAGGTAGACGACCTTTCAGAGCTTGCGCGTCAGGAGGTCATGAGCGACACAGTAGACGCGCCGGTCGTGCGCCTCGTAAACGGAATACTCATGGAATCGCTGCGCGAACGCGCGACGGACATACACGTCGAGCCGTACGAAGACCGCGTCGTTGTGCGCTACCGCATAGACGGCGTGCTCTCCGACAGATATTCGCTCTCAAAGGGCCATCAGGCCCCCGTCACCAGCCGCATAAAGGTAATGGCGAACATGGACATAGCCGAAAGGTTTGTGCCGCAGGACGGCCGTATAGGGATAAGCTTAGGCGACAGGCTCGTTGACATCCGCGTCAGCTCGCTTCCGACGCAGCACGGAGAACGGCTCGTCATGCGACTGCTTGACAAGGCGCGCGGGCTTCTGACGCTTGAGGACCTCGGCATGAAAGCGTACGAACGCGAACGCCTTGAGGAACTTATCCGCCGGCCCAACGGCATGATACTTTTCACGGGGCCGACCGGCTCCGGAAAGAGCACCAGCCTTTACGCGATACTGCAGGCGCTCGCGCGCCCGCAGGTGAACGTCATCACAGTTGAAGACCCGATAGAATACGACCTGCCCGGAGTTGGACAGGTGCAGGTGAACGAAAAAGCGGGGCTCACCTTCTCAACCACGTTGCGCTCCATACTGCGACAGGACCCAGATATAATCATGATCGGTGAAATGCGCGACTTTGACACGGCGCATATCGGCATCCAGGCGTCGCTTACCGGACATCTCGTCTTTTCAACGCTCCACACGAACGATTCTATAAGCGCAGTGACGCGTCTTGCCGACATGGGCGTCGAGCCATATCTTATCTCCGGCTCGCTGCTGGGCGTCGTAGCCCAGCGCCTTGTGCGCAGGATATGCCCGCACTGCAAAAAGGAGATTCCAACAAGCGGCGTCGTCCTTAAAAACGGCATCGAACGCGCGTGGCGCGGCGAAGGCTGCGAACTTTGCGGCGGCTCCGGTTACAAGGGGCGTTTCGGGCTTTACGAACAGTTTGACGTCACTCCCGACATCCAGGAGGCCGTAGCGCAGGGCGCGCCGATGCACGAACTAAAGAACCTCGCGCGAAAGGGCGGCTTTTCTACGCTGCTTGAACTTGGACTGCTTTCCGTCAAAAACGGAGAGACGACGCCGGAAGAGATGCTCCGCGTAGTAGGAGAGGTGTAGCCGGTGCCGCTCTACAAAGCAGAGGTCTACAACCAAAAGGGAGAAAAAAAACAGCTCCACAGCGAAGCGGCCAGCGAAAACGATCTGCTTCGCGACCTCACCGCGCAAAATTATGTTATCATCAGCGTCAAAGAAGAAAAGCCGCTGGGAATAAGATTTTCGTTTGGAGGCGCGGCAAAAAAAAGGCCGCTTTCTTTAGAAGAGCAGCATCTGTACTGCACGACGCTCTGTTCATTCATGCGCAGCGGCCTCTCCCTGACGGAGGTGCTGCGGCTTCTGCAAAAACAGACGCGCGACAAAAGGCTGCGTCCGGTTTACACGGAGCTTCGTGAATCCGTAGAGGGAGGCCGCTCGCTTGCCGGCTCCATGGCGGCGCTCGGCGTCTTTCGCCCAAGCCTCATCGGAATGGTGGAGTCCGGTGAAAAATCGGCGTCGCTGAGCGCG from Cloacibacillus sp. includes these protein-coding regions:
- a CDS encoding GspE/PulE family protein → MRQLSLKEMDITPENVLELIPRGVSLDTLRDKGFVPIERDEKSVTFAVADLSCLVEAQVLAASMGASARTVLVPPAEIQSLVRSLYDIKSGVGQDTLNAIEEVDDLSELARQEVMSDTVDAPVVRLVNGILMESLRERATDIHVEPYEDRVVVRYRIDGVLSDRYSLSKGHQAPVTSRIKVMANMDIAERFVPQDGRIGISLGDRLVDIRVSSLPTQHGERLVMRLLDKARGLLTLEDLGMKAYERERLEELIRRPNGMILFTGPTGSGKSTSLYAILQALARPQVNVITVEDPIEYDLPGVGQVQVNEKAGLTFSTTLRSILRQDPDIIMIGEMRDFDTAHIGIQASLTGHLVFSTLHTNDSISAVTRLADMGVEPYLISGSLLGVVAQRLVRRICPHCKKEIPTSGVVLKNGIERAWRGEGCELCGGSGYKGRFGLYEQFDVTPDIQEAVAQGAPMHELKNLARKGGFSTLLELGLLSVKNGETTPEEMLRVVGEV
- a CDS encoding prepilin-type N-terminal cleavage/methylation domain-containing protein, with product MKRSPAFTLIEVMVAVAVLALSTTAAIKLVVMAQNTLSAVKEKEALLDTASEIEALVTVKELSDSGTSKDLVWETSDKETEMFGEDFGRLNFGAASGEAQEKPKNLKWRELTVKNNKESKITLYMPSKEQEEAKEVGEAAASEAAVSGDKRQNEGAKDDGAAKNGRTNQKQSQN
- the gspD gene encoding type II secretion system secretin GspD, which codes for MRVKRGFFYILLTAAVISVSVCTVCAAEPDMEEQNLIKAAKEMRADGRVQLNFKDLELAKFIRFMSELLGENILVNPGVSGKVSVVSPKAVTLKEARQVMLSVLEMNNLTIQDMDGYAKVIPLGAGAATDMVVKGDQSVAPGESLMVQLVPLSYVKAGYVVSPLKTAIPQIQVSPIGNGSSVLLVGKASLLNRAASVIRALDAPDSIRAIKVYTLKYAKASILEAQFNAMAKDASSKLAGMIAVSDDRTSMIILIGSSQNLRESQRLMQQMDVPSRTENFHVYKLKNADAKTVAEQLSQILAVAAKLSPDPKGAMPSTVVPDLPTNSLVFTASQEQYNSLKDVLRQLDTQPKQVLLRGLIAEVNLNKLNSAGIDWAAWGGDLFGSTVLAGNVQLGTTGVPADIQTLYQSLITQEKINYDANGNAVTTTETIGAGLAYAYVKLLNKFDAINVLSMPRLMCTDNLKSSLQVGQVIPQLKGSLTNQTNTNSVTNSYEYKDVGLILTVTPHIRSGNLVALEIEQRIEDLLTTTNSVTPITSKREVKTTVLVANGETVVIGGLIKEAEKSLRNRVPLLSYIPVVGNLFKSNEKQREKIDLMIFLTPYILETPQHASKITSEIIADGQALSEAERTLLKRNDEDYKKSIKKEGITKQMFDPHNQVPVDEPASGDVKQQDGAAKQNGTRQPDGGAK
- the gspC gene encoding type II secretion system protein GspC, with protein sequence MKLFSNIKPHIARVKSAVRANAGGRRLLSAASSLSSPFCGKNANEEVGSSGMFLPMLTVCGLIAGLCLCLAVSGALMRLSLSADMETARSAGTRAPSFANAKSAGGLSDFTSVNPFGADKPKQEEAPTAAAAIDSLTLQGTLPNVGAWITGADGATSLVLKGQEIGGYKLAEIKYGEAVLALGEKRQSIYLFLSGGSPAPFSAPAPSAPSGGAKPKLDLSGVVAAADGKEGAVPRELVDALLMNPYDELGKMRMTPAEDGSGMKLERIAPDSVFARVGVAQGDVIQAINGVNISNMADAANAVNSLMAGTRFDVKVKRGDKPLELKYQVK